GTGCAACAAAAAAACGTTTAAATGTAAAACCACCTTTTTTTAATGGTTCTTGATGATTATTTTTCATTTAATAATTTTTTAAATAAAGATTTATTTGACGCAATCGCATCTGCCCAACGAGTCGGTTCAGGTAATCGATAGCCTCGTAAACACAAGTTAACCCATTTTAAAGCACTCGTCTGACTGACACGATGCCCTGCCGAAATAAATAAAGGATTACAATTATTTTTACTTTGTAATACCCAACCGATTTGCTCTTTTTTATCTAATAAAGGAGTAACATTGCCCGCTTGTTTTGGTAATGTTTCATATTGCCCACATAATCGTTTTTTAGCCACGCCAATGGTTGGCATATCCAACAATAAACCGAGATGACTGGCAATTCCTAAACGTCTGGGATGGGCAATACCTTGACCATCGACCAATAGTAAATCTGGTTTTTGCTTTATTTGTTGCCATGCTGCCAATAAAGCAGGATATTCCCGAAAGGATAAATAGCCAGGAATATAAGGAAACTCAGTTTTTAAACGAGCGACATGGTATTCAACAACAGAAAAATTAGGATAACTTAACACAACAATCGCTGCCCGAGTAATATTACCACTATCTTCAAACCCTACATCAGTTCCGCCAATAAAATTGATTGGTTCGTTAAAGTCATCGGACAATCTCACTTGCTTAGCCAACGATAACTGGGTTTGTTTTAATTGCTGTAAATTAATAGACATTTTAATTATGATCAGTATCATTATCAGTTATGAAACAATTTTACCAGAATACGAATGCCATATACATTAGCAATTCCTACCGAACTCACAGAAGAAATCAAAAAAAGTCGTTTTATTGTCAATGCGGCGCCGGTAACATCAGCAGATCAAGCAGCCCAGTTCATTGATACAATCAGCGATCCTAATGCCACTCATAATTGCTGGGCATGGAAGATTGGTCAACAATACCGTTTTAATGACGATGGAGAACCTACAAGTACAGCGGGACGCCCTATTTTATCTGCGATTGAAGGACAAGATTGCGATCAAATTGTAGTGGTCGTTACTCGTTACTTTGGTGGTATAAAACTGGGGACAGGAGGTTTAATTCGAGCATATGGCGGTTCGACAAGCCACTGTCTTCAACAAGCAACATTGATTGAGCTTATTGCAAGAATTACATTGCAATTTCATTGTTACTATAACGAATGGCCCATTATAGAAAATCGCCTCAAAGAACTCGATGTAATTATTGAAAATCAAGAATTTGACGCCGAAGGAGTAAAAGTGAGCATAGCCATTACAAAAGATAACTCATTGATATTAAGTAAAAATATCAGTGATATCACTCGTGGCAGAGTCAAGATAACGTTATAAATTCTAATCTGATAATACTGTAAAAAAGTTTCAGGTTAACTATACGTTTTAGTTAAAATGAGATATTGAACTAATGCATTTTTTGTTAATGCATAAAAGATATCTTTATGACCGTAATGCAATCAATTTTTATTCAGTGACTAATGCAAAAGTATCACAATTTTTATGATGTAAAGTAATCAAGTTAATGATTGCACTTGTCTGGATAAGGTTTTAGGATACGAAATTCGTTTGATAATATAGCTCTCGATACTTAAATCATGTAACAATAAATTTTAGTAATTGGAATAATATAACCTATTGAATATAAGGTTAAAATAATCTTATTAGCCAGATATGAAATGCTCAATGATACAAGATGCTCAATTGAGTTTATTCGTATCCGACTATCCTTGCCATTATCCTCCTTAACATTAGGAATTTTCCTATACGTCAAGTTAGACTTTCTCAAAAAATGACGTAGTGAAACTACAATATTTCATCAAAGCAAGGTATATATTTTTCAAATTATTAAATTTTATGTTTGTATTAACTAATTTAATTTGAATGCAATACAATAGGCCTAACCTATGTTTAAAAAAATACTAGTATTTAGTAAATCATATTAGTTCTTGAATAGAGTCTTAATTGAGCTCACTATTTATATGATGTTTAAAATATACTTCAATCTATAGCATGATTTTCTTATATGCATTCAATTGTATTATAGTTGCTATAACGTTTCCTTTTTTTTAAGTATTATCTACCAAACTAAATTCAATGCCAGCCATATTATTAAAACAATAACTGCTTAGTTTATTGATTTAATCAAGTGGCTATTGCCTGATACAGGATTTACCTCAATCATCTGGTCTTCATTTAATTCAGATTCATCTTCATCTTCAATTTGATCGTCTGTATTTAACTCATCATTACTATTTCCATTTAAGGTTTTATCTGATAAAGCTAAACCTGATTGTGTCTTATCAGTTTCTTCAGTATTAATTAAATATGTCGGGTTAGCTTGGATTACATTTGCTGTCCTGACATTTAATGCAGTTACATCATTAATACTTAACCCTACAAATATACTTGCACCTATCAACAGAATTTTGCAATAAAAAGATTTATCTAACATGATTTTAGTTAAGCTTAATGCAAAATTAGAGGTTGAATGCAAATACTTTTGAGAGTTTGAAGAAATTGAAGTCAAAAAATCAACTTTACTTTTTAATTTTAAAGATGAATTTAAATTATGACCCCCTACAAACCAATTGTATTTTAACATATTATTACTTCCTCCCTACAAAAGATTGTTTTGTTTTATATATTCAATCTTATGTTGCGAAGTATAATATTTTAAAAAAAATTAGCAAACTTATCTTACAAAGATTTGTTAACTAATGTAAAATCAATTGATTATGTTGTTAGCTTTTATTTTTCAAACCCTATAATTTTTTGAATATTTTTTATATATCGCGACCATTAAAGATTAAATTTTATACTGGCATTTAATTTGTAATAATTACTTTATCTACTCCAATTAAGTGAAAAGCTAATAGGCTGTATTATCTCTTATATACAAAAGAATGTAATTAAACAATAAGTTTGAATAGTAAAATTAAATCTTATAATATCAAAATTTACCTTTTTTAGATCATGATTTAAAAGCAACCAGATCACCAACTTGGTCATCGACTAGTTTTATTAGTTCAAGAATTTTCTCATCACCATCAATAAAGATGTAGACATTATCTAAACGAGGATAGTATTGTTTGAAGAATTTTCCACTTTGTGTACCTGCAGGACAAAAATGTAAAACTAAAGCCTCTTTACAACATCCTAATGCCATAAAATCATCCCAATAGAATACACCGTCCATATCGATCGATTTGATATAAATACCTTCTTCAAAAAAAGCACAATAACATTCAACAGGCCATTTAGCTTTTTTGTAAAGCTTTTTAATTGAGTGTATTTCGAAATAAATTTGTACATAGTGTCTAAGAAGATAGAGTATAGCAACGATTCCAACTATTGGGATTAAACCAAGAATCTTTGTTAAATTATTAGTTAAAGTAAAAAAAGTTGAAAAGAGAAAACATACCAATATCAAAGCGACGACTGAACCAGCCAATATCATCAACGCATATTTAGGGAAATACAGACGATGAATAATGCGTGGAATTTTTGCAAACAACGTCTGTTGAGAATCAAATATAAATGTGCGTTCAAACAAAAAATGAGCTTCATTAGGATCAAATGCATAATAAGGTTTTTTAATTCTTTCTTTCATTGATATTCCTATATATTGTATTGTATATGACGCGCAACAATATTATAAAACACAATGATCAATTGTAAATTAAACTTATTATTTTATTCAAAATTCAATAGAAATAGAAATAGAAATAGTGCTAATTATCCTATCT
The sequence above is drawn from the Gilliamella apicola genome and encodes:
- the nfi gene encoding deoxyribonuclease V (cleaves DNA at apurinic or apyrimidinic sites), whose product is MNLQQLKQTQLSLAKQVRLSDDFNEPINFIGGTDVGFEDSGNITRAAIVVLSYPNFSVVEYHVARLKTEFPYIPGYLSFREYPALLAAWQQIKQKPDLLLVDGQGIAHPRRLGIASHLGLLLDMPTIGVAKKRLCGQYETLPKQAGNVTPLLDKKEQIGWVLQSKNNCNPLFISAGHRVSQTSALKWVNLCLRGYRLPEPTRWADAIASNKSLFKKLLNEK
- a CDS encoding IMPACT family protein, with product MPYTLAIPTELTEEIKKSRFIVNAAPVTSADQAAQFIDTISDPNATHNCWAWKIGQQYRFNDDGEPTSTAGRPILSAIEGQDCDQIVVVVTRYFGGIKLGTGGLIRAYGGSTSHCLQQATLIELIARITLQFHCYYNEWPIIENRLKELDVIIENQEFDAEGVKVSIAITKDNSLILSKNISDITRGRVKITL